Proteins encoded in a region of the Streptomyces violaceoruber genome:
- a CDS encoding DUF6113 family protein has product MNGRNEPPSSALAQPLRPPSLGRAALYAGLFVLGAVLGVAGALLQPAWFPGGLLLALAAEAGLCAGAGRAVGRRGGAVAPALGWALAVVLLTTSRPEGDFLFAAGAGSYLFLLGGIAVAVICATLAPVRQPDGGPARLRK; this is encoded by the coding sequence GTGAACGGCCGCAACGAACCGCCGAGCTCCGCACTCGCCCAGCCGCTGCGCCCGCCCTCGCTCGGACGGGCCGCCCTGTACGCCGGGCTCTTCGTGCTCGGCGCCGTCCTCGGAGTGGCGGGTGCGCTGCTCCAGCCGGCCTGGTTCCCGGGCGGGCTGCTGCTCGCGCTGGCCGCCGAGGCGGGGCTGTGCGCCGGGGCGGGCCGTGCCGTCGGGCGCCGGGGAGGGGCCGTCGCGCCCGCCCTCGGCTGGGCGCTCGCCGTGGTGCTGCTCACCACCAGCCGTCCGGAGGGCGACTTCCTCTTCGCCGCCGGTGCCGGCTCCTATCTCTTCCTGCTCGGCGGGATCGCCGTTGCTGTGATCTGTGCCACCCTCGCGCCGGTGCGGCAACCGGACGGCGGCCCCGCCCGACTTCGCAAGTGA
- the mshB gene encoding N-acetyl-1-D-myo-inositol-2-amino-2-deoxy-alpha-D-glucopyranoside deacetylase, with translation MTDLPGRRLLLVHAHPDDESINNGVTMARYAAEGAHVTLVTCTLGERGEVIPPGLAHLSGAALGGHRRGELAEAMRALGVDDFRLLGGPGRYADSGMLGLSDNDDPGCLWQADVDAAAALLVDVIREVRPQVLVTYDPNGGYGHPDHIQAHRIAMRAAELAAEAGCPVAKVYWNRVPRSRVEDAFARLRDDLPGLPFEKAAGVEDVPGVVDDERITTEIRGEGTAYAPAKAAAMRAHATQITVAEPYFVLSNDLAQPILTTEYYELVRGERGGEGRENDLFAGIAGTFDTGEATS, from the coding sequence ATGACGGATCTCCCCGGCCGGCGTCTGCTGCTGGTGCATGCGCACCCGGACGACGAGTCGATCAACAACGGCGTCACCATGGCCCGCTACGCGGCCGAGGGCGCCCACGTGACGCTGGTGACCTGCACCCTCGGCGAGCGGGGCGAGGTCATCCCGCCCGGTCTCGCCCACCTGTCCGGAGCCGCTCTGGGCGGGCACCGCAGGGGCGAGCTGGCGGAGGCGATGCGCGCACTCGGCGTCGACGACTTCCGGCTGCTCGGCGGGCCGGGGCGGTACGCCGACTCCGGGATGCTGGGGCTGTCCGACAACGACGACCCCGGCTGCCTGTGGCAGGCGGACGTCGACGCGGCCGCGGCCCTGCTCGTCGACGTGATCCGCGAGGTGCGCCCCCAGGTGCTCGTCACCTACGACCCGAACGGCGGCTACGGCCACCCCGACCACATCCAGGCCCACCGCATCGCCATGCGAGCGGCGGAGCTGGCGGCCGAGGCCGGGTGTCCGGTCGCGAAGGTCTACTGGAACCGCGTGCCGCGCTCCCGGGTGGAGGACGCCTTCGCCCGACTCCGGGACGACCTGCCCGGACTGCCGTTCGAGAAGGCGGCCGGCGTCGAGGACGTGCCGGGCGTCGTCGACGACGAGCGGATCACCACCGAGATCCGCGGCGAGGGCACCGCGTACGCCCCCGCCAAGGCCGCCGCGATGCGCGCGCACGCCACCCAGATCACGGTCGCCGAACCGTATTTCGTCCTCTCCAACGACCTGGCCCAGCCGATCCTCACCACCGAGTACTACGAGCTGGTGCGCGGCGAGCGGGGCGGCGAGGGACGTGAGAACGACCTGTTCGCGGGCATCGCCGGAACCTTCGACACCGGGGAGGCGACCTCGTGA
- a CDS encoding helix-turn-helix domain-containing protein, with protein sequence MSVDAGTDQVDEPGWEVDPDDDWALAVIATVGRQLRLRREAAGMRAPDFAVAIGYGEDLVYKVEGGRRIPRPEYLDRADEVLTAGGLVAAMKEDVKKVRYPKKVRDLAQMEARAVELQLYDPVNVHGLLQTPDYARALFRMRRPRYAEDEIERGVAARTARKAVFERDPAPELGFVQDEWTLRRRLGGTDVVRRQLEHLLMLGRLPNVEIQVMPMDREEHAGVDGAIEVLKFEDGTAVGRSPGVANGRPVTDLRQVRILELRYGIIRAQALTPCESAAFIEQLLGET encoded by the coding sequence ATGTCGGTGGACGCCGGGACGGACCAGGTCGACGAACCGGGGTGGGAGGTGGATCCGGACGACGACTGGGCCCTGGCCGTGATCGCCACGGTGGGGCGGCAGCTCCGGCTGCGCCGGGAGGCGGCGGGGATGCGGGCTCCCGACTTCGCGGTGGCGATCGGGTACGGGGAGGACCTCGTGTACAAGGTCGAGGGCGGCAGGCGGATCCCGCGCCCCGAGTACCTGGACAGGGCGGACGAGGTGCTGACCGCCGGTGGGCTCGTCGCGGCCATGAAGGAGGACGTGAAGAAGGTCCGGTACCCGAAGAAGGTGCGGGATCTCGCGCAGATGGAGGCGCGGGCGGTGGAGCTCCAGCTGTACGACCCGGTGAACGTTCACGGACTCCTGCAGACGCCCGACTACGCCCGAGCACTGTTTCGCATGCGACGACCTCGTTACGCGGAGGACGAGATCGAGCGGGGCGTGGCTGCGCGTACAGCTCGCAAAGCCGTCTTCGAGCGCGACCCGGCGCCTGAACTCGGTTTCGTGCAGGACGAGTGGACGCTCCGACGGCGGCTCGGGGGAACGGACGTGGTACGGCGGCAACTGGAACACCTGCTGATGCTCGGGCGACTGCCGAACGTCGAGATCCAGGTGATGCCGATGGACCGCGAGGAGCACGCCGGGGTGGACGGTGCCATCGAGGTCCTGAAGTTCGAGGACGGCACGGCGGTCGGTCGCTCGCCGGGTGTTGCCAACGGCCGCCCGGTGACCGACCTCAGGCAGGTCCGTATCCTCGAACTACGGTATGGCATCATCCGGGCGCAGGCCCTCACCCCGTGTGAGTCGGCCGCCTTCATCGAGCAACTGCTGGGGGAGACATGA
- a CDS encoding DUF397 domain-containing protein translates to MIRTSSSTGLVWSKSSYSSGGETDSCVEVALAPGTVHVRDSKNLPDTGPRLALAPEAWVCFVAGTVRS, encoded by the coding sequence ATGATCCGCACGTCCTCGTCCACAGGACTGGTGTGGTCCAAGAGCAGCTACAGCAGCGGTGGGGAAACGGACTCCTGCGTCGAGGTCGCCCTCGCCCCCGGCACCGTCCACGTCCGCGACTCGAAGAACCTGCCGGACACCGGCCCCCGGCTCGCGCTGGCGCCGGAGGCCTGGGTCTGCTTCGTGGCCGGCACGGTCAGAAGTTGA
- a CDS encoding membrane protein, whose product MALSISAVVLLAIIVFLLVKKSGLKAGHAVVCMLLGFYLASSTIAPTISELTTNIAGMIGDINF is encoded by the coding sequence GTGGCACTCTCGATTTCGGCGGTTGTGCTGCTGGCGATCATCGTCTTCCTGCTGGTCAAGAAGTCAGGCTTGAAGGCGGGGCATGCGGTGGTGTGCATGCTCCTCGGCTTCTACCTGGCCTCGTCGACGATCGCCCCCACGATCAGCGAGCTGACGACCAACATCGCGGGGATGATCGGAGACATCAACTTCTGA
- a CDS encoding S9 family peptidase: protein MTTESDSFPKRHARTQRFTLGAPRSFTVAPDGSRVAFLRSGTGTDRANSLWVLDAEKGGERMAADPRALLGGAQERLSPEERARRERSREGGAGIVGYATDSSVELASFALSGRLFVAELQVGTARELPTPGPVIDPRPSPDGRHVAYVAQGALRVVGAEGDGDRALAEADGEGVTYGLAEFVAAEEMSRSRGFWWSPESDRLLVARVDDTPVQRWWISDPAHPGRDPQHVPYPAAGTPNADVRLFVVGLDGGRTEVLWDRARYPYLARVHWSAAGAPLLLVQARDQRSQLFLAVDTESGTTRMVHADEDPIWLELFPGVPCWSPSGQLVRIADEGGARVLAVGERLLTGAQLHLRAVLDVGADDVLVSASAGEEAAEAEIGEVHVYRVNELGVERLSQEPGVHSAVRAGGVTVLVSATLDRPGARVRVLRDGKAAATIASYAEDPGLSPRVTLTQGGARRVPCAVLMPTDYHGDTPLPVLLDPYGGPHGQRVVAAHNAHLTSQWFADQGFAVVVADGRGTPGRSPAWEKAVKDDVAAVVLQDQVDALHALAADFPLDLDRVAVRGWSFGGYLAALAALRRPDVFHAAVVGAPVTDLRLYDTHYQERYLGDPGEQPDVYRRNSVIDDAGLVDAAEPHRPMMVIHGLADDNVVVAHSLRLSSALLAAGRPHEVLPLSGVTHMTPQESVAENLLRLQVDFLKRSLPAPA from the coding sequence ATGACGACCGAGTCCGACTCCTTCCCCAAACGGCACGCCCGCACCCAGCGGTTCACGCTCGGCGCGCCGCGTTCGTTCACCGTGGCACCCGATGGTTCACGGGTCGCCTTCCTGCGCTCCGGTACCGGTACGGACCGGGCCAATTCGCTGTGGGTGCTCGATGCCGAGAAGGGCGGGGAGCGCATGGCCGCCGACCCCCGCGCCCTTCTGGGCGGCGCCCAGGAACGGCTGTCCCCCGAGGAACGGGCCCGGCGCGAGCGCAGCCGCGAGGGCGGCGCCGGGATCGTCGGCTACGCCACCGACTCGTCGGTCGAGCTGGCCTCTTTCGCCTTGTCAGGGCGGCTCTTCGTGGCCGAGCTGCAGGTCGGCACCGCGCGCGAACTGCCCACCCCCGGGCCGGTGATCGACCCGCGCCCCTCCCCCGACGGCCGGCACGTCGCCTACGTCGCCCAGGGCGCCCTGCGCGTGGTGGGCGCCGAGGGGGACGGGGACAGGGCCCTGGCCGAGGCGGACGGCGAGGGCGTCACGTACGGGCTCGCCGAGTTCGTGGCGGCCGAGGAGATGTCGCGCAGCCGGGGCTTCTGGTGGAGCCCGGAGTCGGACCGCCTGCTGGTCGCCCGCGTGGACGACACGCCGGTCCAGCGCTGGTGGATCTCCGACCCGGCCCATCCCGGGCGTGATCCACAACACGTGCCGTACCCGGCGGCGGGCACCCCCAACGCGGACGTACGGCTGTTCGTGGTCGGTCTCGACGGGGGGCGCACGGAGGTCCTGTGGGACCGGGCGCGGTATCCGTATCTGGCGCGAGTGCACTGGTCAGCCGCGGGTGCGCCGCTGCTTCTCGTACAGGCGCGCGACCAGCGCAGCCAGCTGTTCCTGGCGGTGGACACCGAGTCGGGGACGACCCGGATGGTGCACGCCGACGAAGATCCAATTTGGCTGGAACTCTTCCCCGGGGTGCCCTGCTGGAGCCCCTCGGGCCAACTCGTGCGGATCGCCGACGAGGGCGGTGCGCGGGTGCTCGCGGTGGGCGAACGACTGCTCACCGGGGCCCAGTTGCACCTGCGGGCGGTGCTGGACGTCGGCGCCGACGACGTGCTGGTCTCCGCCTCGGCGGGCGAGGAGGCGGCCGAGGCGGAGATCGGCGAGGTGCACGTCTACCGGGTGAACGAACTGGGCGTCGAACGCCTGTCGCAGGAGCCCGGTGTGCACTCGGCGGTACGCGCCGGGGGCGTGACGGTGCTCGTCTCCGCGACCCTCGACCGGCCGGGAGCCCGAGTACGGGTACTGCGGGACGGGAAGGCCGCGGCGACCATCGCCTCGTATGCGGAAGACCCCGGTTTGTCCCCGCGCGTGACCCTCACCCAGGGGGGCGCACGACGCGTCCCGTGCGCCGTGCTTATGCCAACGGACTACCACGGTGACACCCCCCTCCCGGTCCTCCTGGACCCCTACGGTGGTCCGCACGGTCAGCGCGTCGTGGCCGCGCACAACGCCCACCTCACCTCGCAGTGGTTCGCGGACCAGGGGTTCGCGGTGGTCGTCGCCGACGGGCGGGGCACTCCGGGGCGCTCCCCCGCCTGGGAGAAGGCCGTCAAGGACGACGTGGCCGCTGTGGTGCTCCAGGACCAGGTGGACGCGCTGCACGCCCTCGCCGCCGACTTCCCGCTGGACCTGGACCGCGTCGCCGTCCGGGGGTGGTCCTTCGGCGGCTATCTCGCCGCCCTCGCGGCGCTGCGCCGGCCGGACGTCTTCCACGCCGCCGTCGTGGGCGCCCCGGTCACCGACCTCAGGCTCTACGACACCCACTACCAGGAGCGGTACCTCGGCGACCCCGGTGAGCAGCCGGACGTCTACCGCCGCAACTCGGTGATCGACGACGCCGGACTGGTCGACGCCGCCGAGCCGCACCGGCCCATGATGGTCATCCACGGCCTGGCGGACGACAACGTGGTGGTCGCCCACTCGCTGCGCCTGTCCTCGGCCCTGCTGGCGGCCGGCCGCCCGCACGAGGTGCTGCCCCTGTCCGGCGTCACCCACATGACCCCGCAGGAGTCGGTCGCCGAGAACCTGCTGCGGCTCCAGGTGGACTTCCTCAAGCGGTCGCTGCCCGCCCCGGCGTGA
- a CDS encoding ABC transporter ATP-binding protein, producing the protein MAETTEPILEVRGLVKHYPLTSGILFKKQVGAVKAVDGVDFELARGETLGIVGESGCGKSTVAKMLVNLERPTAGEIRYKGEDITRLSGRALKSVRRNIQMVFQDPYTSLNPRMTVGDIIGEAYDIHPEVAPKGDRRRRVQDLLDVVGLNPEYINRYPHQFSGGQRQRIGIARGLALRPEIIVADEPVSALDVSVQAQVINLMARLQDEFDLSYIFIAHDLSIVRHISDRVGVMYLGRIVETGRDEEIYDHPTHPYTQALLSAVPVPDPEAREHRERIILSGDVPSPTNIPSGCRFRTRCWKARERCALEVPALAVPAEFRSVSGPAAHDSACHFAEEKQVVPPEGEGEGGGSGPG; encoded by the coding sequence ATGGCTGAGACCACGGAGCCGATCCTCGAAGTCCGCGGCCTGGTCAAGCACTACCCGCTGACTTCCGGCATCCTCTTCAAGAAGCAGGTCGGCGCGGTCAAGGCCGTCGACGGCGTGGACTTCGAGCTGGCCCGCGGCGAGACGCTCGGCATCGTCGGCGAGTCCGGCTGCGGCAAGTCCACGGTCGCCAAGATGCTGGTCAACCTGGAGCGGCCGACGGCGGGGGAGATCCGCTACAAGGGCGAGGACATCACCCGCCTGTCGGGCCGGGCCCTGAAGTCCGTACGCCGGAACATCCAGATGGTCTTCCAGGACCCCTACACCTCCCTCAACCCCCGCATGACCGTCGGCGACATCATCGGCGAGGCCTACGACATCCACCCCGAGGTGGCCCCGAAGGGCGACCGGCGGCGACGGGTCCAGGACCTGCTGGACGTGGTCGGCCTGAACCCGGAGTACATCAACCGCTACCCCCACCAGTTCTCCGGCGGCCAGCGCCAGCGCATCGGCATCGCGCGGGGTCTGGCGCTGCGCCCGGAGATCATCGTCGCCGACGAACCGGTCTCGGCCCTCGACGTGTCGGTCCAGGCCCAGGTGATCAACCTGATGGCCCGGCTCCAGGACGAGTTCGACCTCTCGTACATCTTCATCGCCCACGACCTGTCGATCGTCCGGCACATCTCGGACCGGGTCGGCGTGATGTACCTGGGCCGCATCGTCGAGACCGGCCGGGACGAGGAGATCTACGACCACCCCACGCACCCCTACACCCAGGCGCTGCTGTCCGCCGTACCGGTGCCCGACCCGGAGGCCCGGGAACACCGCGAGCGGATCATCCTGTCCGGCGACGTCCCGTCCCCGACCAACATCCCCTCGGGGTGCCGCTTCCGCACCCGCTGCTGGAAGGCGCGGGAGCGGTGCGCGCTGGAGGTACCGGCCCTGGCCGTTCCCGCCGAGTTCCGCTCGGTCTCCGGGCCCGCCGCGCACGACTCCGCCTGCCACTTCGCGGAGGAGAAGCAGGTGGTGCCACCCGAGGGCGAGGGCGAGGGCGGGGGCAGCGGGCCGGGGTGA
- a CDS encoding ABC transporter ATP-binding protein: protein MLLEVRDLHVEFHTRDGVAKAVNGVSYGVDAGETLAVLGESGSGKSVTAQTIMGILDIPPGRVTAGEILFEGRDLLKLKEEERRKVRGAEMAMIFQDALSSLNPVLTVGAQLAEMFTVHRGMSRKDAHAKAVELMDRVRIPAAKERVRQYPHQFSGGMRQRIMIAMAMALEPKLIIADEPTTALDVTVQAQVMDLLAELQRELHMGLILITHDLGVVADVADKIAVMYAGRIVETAPVHDIYKAPAHPYTRGLLESIPRLDQKGQELYAIKGLPPNLTRIPPGCAFHPRCPMAQDVCRTDVPPLYDVTESDAERGSACHFWRECLHG, encoded by the coding sequence ATGCTGCTCGAAGTGCGCGACCTGCACGTGGAGTTCCACACCCGCGACGGTGTCGCCAAGGCCGTCAACGGCGTCAGCTACGGCGTGGACGCGGGCGAGACCCTCGCGGTGCTCGGCGAGTCCGGATCCGGCAAGTCCGTCACCGCCCAGACGATCATGGGCATCCTCGACATCCCGCCGGGCAGGGTCACCGCGGGGGAGATCCTCTTCGAGGGCCGGGACCTGCTGAAGCTGAAGGAGGAGGAACGCCGGAAGGTCCGCGGCGCCGAGATGGCGATGATCTTCCAGGACGCGCTGTCCTCGCTGAACCCGGTCCTGACCGTCGGCGCCCAGCTCGCCGAGATGTTCACCGTGCACCGCGGCATGTCCCGCAAGGACGCCCACGCCAAGGCCGTCGAGCTGATGGACCGGGTCCGCATCCCGGCCGCGAAGGAGCGGGTGCGGCAGTACCCGCACCAGTTCTCCGGCGGGATGCGCCAGCGCATCATGATCGCGATGGCGATGGCCCTGGAGCCCAAGCTGATCATCGCCGACGAGCCGACCACCGCCCTCGACGTCACCGTCCAGGCCCAGGTCATGGACCTGCTCGCGGAACTCCAGCGCGAACTGCACATGGGCCTGATCCTCATCACCCACGACCTCGGCGTGGTCGCCGACGTCGCCGACAAGATCGCCGTCATGTACGCCGGCCGGATCGTCGAGACGGCACCCGTCCACGACATCTACAAGGCCCCGGCCCACCCGTACACCCGCGGCCTGCTGGAGTCGATCCCGCGCCTGGACCAGAAGGGCCAGGAGCTGTATGCCATCAAGGGCCTGCCGCCCAACCTGACCCGGATCCCGCCCGGCTGCGCCTTCCACCCCCGCTGCCCGATGGCCCAGGACGTCTGCCGCACCGACGTACCTCCCCTCTACGACGTCACCGAGTCCGACGCCGAGCGGGGCAGCGCCTGCCACTTCTGGAGGGAGTGCCTGCATGGCTGA
- a CDS encoding ABC transporter permease — protein sequence MPEQEPYEPERAIAGTGMGGTMDLGASEAVTLEQPPGPDGADPRDKPRSLWTDAWHDLRRNPVFIISALVILFLIVISIWPSLIASGSPLKCDLAKAQEGSQPGHPFGFNGQGCDVYTRTVYGARTSVAVGILATLGVALLGSVLGGLAGFFGGGGDAVLSRITDIFFAIPVVLGGLVLLSVITSNTIWPVIGFIVLLGWPQISRIARGSVITAKQNDYVQAARALGASNSRLLLRHIAPNAVAPVIVVATIALGTYISLEATLSFLGVGLKPPSVSWGIDISSAAPYVRNAPHALLWPSGALAITVLAFIMLGDAVRDALDPKLR from the coding sequence ATGCCTGAACAGGAGCCCTACGAGCCCGAGCGCGCCATCGCCGGCACCGGCATGGGCGGCACGATGGACCTCGGCGCCAGCGAGGCGGTCACGCTGGAGCAGCCGCCGGGCCCGGACGGGGCCGACCCCCGGGACAAACCCCGCAGCCTGTGGACCGACGCCTGGCACGACCTGCGCCGCAACCCCGTCTTCATCATCTCGGCGCTGGTGATCCTCTTCCTGATCGTCATCTCCATCTGGCCCTCGCTGATCGCCTCCGGCAGCCCCCTCAAGTGCGACCTGGCCAAGGCGCAGGAAGGCTCCCAGCCCGGCCACCCCTTCGGCTTCAACGGCCAGGGCTGCGACGTCTACACCCGCACCGTCTACGGCGCCCGCACCTCGGTCGCGGTCGGCATCCTCGCCACCCTCGGCGTCGCCCTCCTCGGCAGCGTCCTCGGCGGCCTCGCCGGGTTCTTCGGCGGCGGCGGGGACGCGGTCCTGTCCCGGATCACCGACATCTTCTTCGCGATCCCGGTCGTCCTGGGCGGCCTCGTCCTGCTCTCCGTCATCACCAGCAACACCATCTGGCCGGTCATCGGCTTCATCGTGCTGCTCGGCTGGCCGCAGATCTCCCGCATCGCCCGCGGCTCCGTCATCACCGCCAAACAGAACGACTACGTGCAGGCGGCGCGGGCGCTGGGCGCCTCCAACTCCCGGCTCCTGCTGCGCCACATCGCGCCCAACGCCGTCGCGCCCGTCATCGTCGTGGCGACCATCGCGCTCGGCACCTACATCTCCCTGGAGGCGACCCTGTCCTTCCTCGGCGTCGGCCTGAAGCCGCCCAGCGTCTCCTGGGGCATCGACATCTCCTCCGCCGCCCCCTACGTGCGCAACGCCCCGCACGCGCTGCTGTGGCCGTCCGGGGCGCTCGCCATCACCGTCCTCGCGTTCATCATGCTCGGCGACGCGGTGCGCGACGCCCTCGACCCGAAGCTGAGGTGA
- a CDS encoding ABC transporter permease → MGRYVVRRLLQMIPVFIGATLLIFLMVNVMGDPIAGLCGDRECDPATAAQLRHEFGLDQPVWQQYATYMGNVFTGDFGTAFNGQPVTELMGTAFPVTIRLTIVAILFEIVVGIILGVLTGLRRGRPVDTGVLLLTLVVISVPTFVTGLLLQLLLGVKWGWIDPAVSSEAAFGELIVPGLVLASVSLAYVTRLTRTSIAENRRSDYVRTAIAKGLPRHRVITRHLLRNSLIPVVTFIGTDIGALMGGAIVTERIFNIHGVGYQLYQGILRQNTQTVVGFVTVLVLVFLVANLVVDLLYAVLDPRIRYA, encoded by the coding sequence ATGGGACGCTACGTCGTCCGGCGGCTGCTCCAGATGATCCCGGTCTTCATCGGGGCCACGCTGCTGATCTTCCTGATGGTCAACGTGATGGGCGACCCCATCGCGGGCCTGTGCGGCGACCGGGAGTGCGACCCGGCGACGGCCGCGCAGCTGCGGCACGAGTTCGGCCTCGACCAGCCGGTGTGGCAGCAGTACGCCACCTACATGGGCAACGTCTTCACCGGCGACTTCGGCACCGCCTTCAACGGCCAGCCGGTCACCGAGCTGATGGGGACGGCGTTCCCGGTCACCATCCGGCTCACGATCGTCGCGATCCTCTTCGAGATCGTCGTCGGCATCATCCTGGGCGTCCTCACCGGCCTGCGCCGCGGCCGTCCCGTCGACACCGGGGTGCTGCTGCTGACCCTCGTCGTCATCTCCGTGCCCACCTTCGTCACCGGCCTGCTGCTCCAGCTGCTGCTCGGCGTCAAGTGGGGCTGGATCGACCCGGCCGTCTCCTCCGAGGCGGCCTTCGGCGAGCTGATCGTCCCCGGCCTGGTCCTCGCCTCGGTCTCGCTGGCCTACGTCACCCGGCTGACCCGCACCTCCATCGCCGAGAACCGGCGCTCCGACTACGTCCGCACCGCCATCGCCAAGGGCCTGCCCCGCCACCGGGTCATCACCCGGCACCTGCTGCGCAACTCCCTCATCCCCGTCGTCACCTTCATCGGTACCGACATCGGCGCGCTGATGGGCGGCGCCATCGTCACCGAGCGGATCTTCAACATCCACGGCGTCGGCTACCAGCTCTACCAGGGCATCCTGCGCCAGAACACCCAGACCGTCGTCGGCTTCGTCACCGTCCTGGTCCTCGTCTTCCTCGTCGCCAACCTCGTCGTCGACCTCCTGTACGCCGTACTCGACCCGAGGATCCGCTATGCCTGA
- a CDS encoding peptide ABC transporter substrate-binding protein: MRGATHARWAACAAAVALAATACGGGGGDGGSGGGSGGVLSSSWGDPQNPLEPANTNEVQGGKVLDMIFRGLKKYGPGTGEAQNMLAEKIDTSDSQNFTVTVKDGWTFSNGEKVTAQSFVDAWNYGASLKNNQRNAYFFAYIDGYDKVHPESGSQSTDTLSGLKVTGPRTFTIKLSQKFSTFPDTLGYPAFAPLPKAFFDDHDAWLKKPVGNGPYQVDNYTRGSQMSLRKWDDYPGPDKAQNGGVDLKVYTDNNTAYTDLIAGNLDLVDDVPASQLKNVKNDLGDRYINTPAGIIQTLAFPFYDNDWNKSGSEKVRKGLSMAIDRKQITDTIFQNTRTPATDWTSPVLGKDGGYKPGLCGDACEYNAAEAKKLVKEGGGLPGGQVKITYNADTGSHKQWVDAVCNSINNALDNDRACAGNPVGTFADFRNQITNQKMSGPFRAGWQMDYPLIQNFLQPLYYTNASSNDGKWSSKKFDDLVDQANAETDTAKAVGLFQQAEEVLRDDMGAIPLWYQNGSAGYSDRLSNVKLNPFSVPVYNEIKVG, from the coding sequence AGCCACGCACGCCAGATGGGCCGCTTGCGCGGCGGCGGTAGCCCTCGCGGCGACGGCCTGCGGCGGCGGGGGCGGGGACGGAGGCAGCGGCGGCGGCAGCGGCGGCGTGCTCAGCTCCTCCTGGGGCGACCCCCAGAACCCGCTGGAGCCGGCCAACACCAACGAGGTGCAGGGCGGCAAGGTCCTCGACATGATCTTCCGGGGCCTGAAGAAGTACGGCCCCGGGACCGGCGAGGCGCAGAACATGCTCGCCGAGAAGATCGACACCTCCGACTCGCAGAACTTCACCGTCACCGTCAAGGACGGCTGGACCTTCAGCAACGGCGAGAAGGTCACCGCGCAGTCCTTCGTGGACGCCTGGAACTACGGCGCGAGCCTGAAGAACAACCAGCGCAACGCGTACTTCTTCGCCTACATCGACGGCTACGACAAGGTGCACCCCGAAAGCGGCTCGCAGAGCACCGACACGCTCTCGGGGCTGAAGGTGACCGGCCCCCGCACCTTCACGATCAAGCTCAGCCAGAAGTTCTCCACGTTCCCCGACACCCTCGGCTATCCGGCCTTCGCGCCGCTGCCCAAGGCGTTCTTCGACGACCACGACGCCTGGCTGAAGAAGCCCGTCGGCAACGGCCCCTACCAGGTCGACAACTACACCCGCGGCTCCCAGATGTCCCTGCGCAAGTGGGACGACTACCCCGGCCCGGACAAGGCGCAGAACGGCGGCGTGGACCTCAAGGTCTACACCGACAACAACACCGCCTACACCGACCTGATCGCGGGCAACCTCGACCTCGTCGACGACGTCCCGGCCTCCCAGCTCAAGAACGTCAAGAACGACCTCGGCGACCGGTACATCAACACCCCGGCGGGCATCATCCAGACCCTCGCCTTCCCGTTCTACGACAACGACTGGAACAAGTCCGGCTCGGAGAAGGTCCGCAAGGGCCTGTCCATGGCGATCGACCGCAAGCAGATCACCGACACCATCTTCCAGAACACCCGCACCCCGGCCACCGACTGGACCTCACCGGTCCTCGGCAAGGACGGCGGCTACAAGCCGGGCCTGTGCGGGGACGCCTGCGAGTACAACGCCGCGGAGGCCAAGAAGCTGGTCAAGGAGGGCGGCGGACTCCCCGGCGGGCAGGTCAAGATCACCTACAACGCCGACACCGGCTCCCACAAGCAGTGGGTCGACGCGGTCTGCAACTCCATCAACAACGCCCTGGACAACGACCGCGCCTGCGCCGGGAACCCGGTCGGCACCTTCGCCGACTTCCGCAACCAGATCACCAACCAGAAGATGAGCGGCCCCTTCCGCGCGGGCTGGCAGATGGACTACCCGCTCATCCAGAACTTCCTCCAGCCGCTGTACTACACCAACGCCTCCTCCAACGACGGCAAGTGGTCCAGCAAGAAGTTCGACGACCTCGTCGACCAGGCCAACGCCGAGACCGACACCGCCAAGGCCGTCGGCCTCTTCCAGCAGGCCGAGGAGGTCCTCAGGGACGACATGGGGGCCATCCCGCTCTGGTACCAGAACGGCAGCGCAGGCTACTCCGACCGGCTCTCCAACGTGAAGCTCAACCCGTTCAGCGTCCCGGTCTACAACGAGATCAAGGTCGGCTGA